One genomic window of Fibrobacter sp. UWB4 includes the following:
- a CDS encoding tetratricopeptide repeat protein, producing the protein MKKSIALIFALAATSLFAAPKATSNAATKVSKAEAVKNLVDQGVQFHEQGQYDEAIAKYKEAEKKDPKNALVKYEMAFTYHAKRDLDKSLTYAKAATKLKSEGIDENLYSLLGTIYDEKGMPDSALAVYREGFIKQPNSFNIPYNASITYMRMNNADSAYAWIKRSINNSRIHEGSHYYMGFLASQLGKWPQFYAYTMYSTFISKKAEIIRDNLSRLYGRTKSFVLTKDNKVEMNTPNIKQNGSDSTVNNEFLLAIQTMLLSDSLGKRKLYDPDSNSTQQMEFLVHVLEKTIKLVAFTDEIEDPIQRFYQGLIRESLVEAFIYTICEPIDRPTFAQWLIKNRNEQGRLYHWFNKEWLML; encoded by the coding sequence ATGAAAAAATCTATCGCTCTCATTTTCGCTCTTGCCGCAACATCGCTTTTCGCAGCGCCTAAAGCGACGTCAAACGCAGCAACCAAAGTCTCCAAAGCCGAGGCCGTGAAAAACCTTGTCGATCAAGGCGTACAGTTCCATGAGCAAGGCCAATACGACGAAGCCATCGCGAAGTACAAGGAAGCCGAAAAGAAGGACCCGAAAAACGCACTCGTCAAATACGAAATGGCATTCACCTACCATGCCAAGCGCGATCTGGACAAATCGCTCACTTACGCCAAGGCCGCCACAAAGCTGAAATCCGAAGGCATCGACGAAAATCTCTACAGCCTGCTCGGGACGATCTACGACGAGAAGGGAATGCCAGACTCCGCGCTTGCCGTCTATCGTGAAGGTTTTATCAAACAGCCAAACTCGTTCAACATCCCGTACAACGCAAGCATCACATACATGCGCATGAACAACGCAGACAGCGCCTACGCCTGGATCAAGCGGAGCATCAACAACTCGCGCATCCATGAAGGCAGCCACTATTACATGGGATTCCTGGCAAGCCAGCTCGGCAAGTGGCCACAATTCTACGCATACACCATGTACTCCACGTTCATCAGCAAGAAGGCCGAAATCATCCGCGACAACCTTTCGAGACTTTACGGCCGGACAAAATCCTTTGTTCTAACGAAAGACAACAAGGTCGAAATGAACACGCCGAACATCAAACAAAATGGAAGCGACTCAACCGTCAACAACGAATTTTTGCTCGCTATCCAAACGATGCTTCTTTCAGATTCTCTCGGCAAGCGCAAGCTCTACGACCCGGATTCAAACTCGACGCAGCAAATGGAATTTTTAGTCCACGTCCTTGAAAAAACAATCAAGCTTGTCGCCTTCACCGACGAAATCGAAGACCCGATCCAGAGATTTTATCAGGGGCTTATCCGCGAAAGTCTCGTGGAAGCATTTATCTATACCATCTGTGAACCCATTGACCGCCCGACATTTGCGCAGTGGCTCATCAAGAACCGCAATGAACAAGGGCGACTTTACCACTGGTTCAACAAAGAATGGCTGATGCTGTAA
- a CDS encoding iron-containing alcohol dehydrogenase family protein, whose translation MRFYVPTDIYVEKECVKNHAKELLAVGKRALVVTGHSSAKVNGSLNDVTEVLNAGGVAYKIFDEVEENPSTDTVGMGAQIAREFGAEFIIGIGGGSAIDAAKAMAILLVNPSVNADELHKAPSHPLNHAPVVAVPTTCGTGSEATPVAIITNHKINLKKSIPHRIFPVLALVDGKYLASAKKQLIVNTAVDALAHMVESILNIHSNMLNRMCPEYGLKLWGECKEALITSVAANNATAKCVVAGNAAQDAAQNASENAAPIDASLYEKLMYTSTIAGMSIAMTSTAVPHGMSYDLTLSKGTPHGPAVGYFLATYVEVCQKKVPADVEKILSLLGLKNVEEFAAMLRKLIGTCTVSRELRDKFAAAMKVNHSKLDLVPGGITPEEVKYIYDKSLVVE comes from the coding sequence ATGCGATTTTACGTACCTACGGACATTTACGTTGAAAAGGAATGCGTGAAAAATCACGCGAAAGAACTGCTCGCCGTCGGAAAGCGCGCACTCGTCGTCACCGGGCACAGCTCCGCCAAAGTGAACGGTTCCCTGAACGACGTGACCGAAGTCCTGAACGCTGGGGGAGTCGCCTACAAGATTTTTGATGAAGTCGAAGAAAACCCGTCCACCGATACCGTGGGGATGGGCGCACAAATCGCACGAGAATTCGGCGCCGAATTCATCATCGGCATTGGGGGAGGTTCCGCTATCGATGCCGCAAAAGCCATGGCAATCCTCCTCGTGAATCCAAGCGTGAACGCCGATGAACTGCACAAAGCGCCGAGCCATCCGCTGAACCATGCGCCCGTTGTTGCCGTCCCGACCACTTGCGGAACAGGCTCCGAAGCGACCCCGGTCGCCATCATCACGAACCACAAAATCAACCTCAAGAAAAGCATCCCGCACCGGATTTTCCCAGTGCTTGCCCTCGTTGACGGAAAGTATCTCGCTTCTGCCAAAAAGCAGCTGATCGTGAATACCGCCGTCGATGCGCTTGCACACATGGTCGAAAGCATCTTGAACATTCACTCGAACATGCTCAACCGCATGTGTCCCGAATACGGCCTCAAGCTCTGGGGTGAGTGCAAAGAAGCGCTTATTACCTCGGTCGCCGCAAACAATGCCACCGCGAAATGTGTTGTCGCTGGAAATGCAGCACAAGATGCCGCGCAAAATGCCTCAGAAAATGCCGCGCCGATTGATGCGAGTTTGTACGAAAAACTGATGTACACCTCGACAATCGCAGGCATGTCCATCGCCATGACAAGCACCGCCGTACCACACGGCATGAGCTACGACCTCACGCTCAGCAAAGGCACACCGCACGGCCCCGCCGTCGGATACTTCCTTGCCACCTACGTCGAAGTCTGCCAGAAAAAAGTCCCGGCCGATGTCGAAAAGATCCTCTCGCTGTTGGGACTCAAAAACGTCGAAGAATTTGCAGCAATGCTCCGCAAGCTCATCGGCACATGCACCGTCTCCCGCGAATTGCGCGACAAGTTCGCCGCCGCCATGAAAGTGAACCACTCCAAGCTCGACCTTGTCCCTGGCGGCATCACCCCCGAAGAAGTCAAGTACATCTACGATAAATCACTAGTCGTTGAATAA
- a CDS encoding LemA family protein: MKKALIAVIVVVVILLIIVGKGIGTYNNIIALEEGVKAQWAQVENTYQRRFDLIPNLVSTVQGEANFEKSTLTEVMEMRSRMGGTIKLDESLMNDEAALKRFQEMQGSLGGALQRLMAVSENYPDLKSNKSFQELRVQLEGAENRIAVERKRYNETVQAFNTTIRQFPTNIVAGFAGASPKALFSADAGASAAPKVQFDVK, translated from the coding sequence ATGAAAAAAGCTTTAATCGCCGTCATCGTTGTCGTCGTCATCCTGCTCATCATCGTAGGGAAGGGCATCGGCACCTACAACAACATCATCGCCCTCGAAGAAGGCGTAAAGGCACAGTGGGCACAAGTCGAAAACACCTACCAGCGCCGCTTTGACCTCATCCCGAATCTCGTCAGCACCGTGCAAGGCGAAGCCAACTTCGAAAAGAGCACCCTCACCGAAGTCATGGAAATGCGCAGCCGCATGGGCGGAACCATCAAGCTCGACGAAAGCCTCATGAACGACGAAGCCGCCCTCAAGCGCTTCCAGGAAATGCAAGGCTCCCTCGGTGGCGCCCTCCAGCGCCTCATGGCCGTCTCCGAAAACTACCCGGATCTCAAGAGCAACAAGAGCTTCCAGGAACTTCGTGTGCAACTCGAAGGCGCCGAAAACCGCATCGCCGTCGAACGCAAGCGCTACAACGAAACCGTACAGGCATTCAACACCACCATTCGCCAGTTCCCGACAAACATCGTCGCAGGTTTCGCAGGCGCCTCCCCGAAAGCCCTCTTCTCCGCTGACGCCGGCGCAAGTGCCGCACCAAAAGTGCAGTTTGATGTGAAGTAA
- a CDS encoding AAA family ATPase yields MSLVIKAHDFFAVKKAEIILDGMTIISGINGCGKSTLARSTYELLFAAIKYDDLVSKNIQRVLREMKQSLRSAITHLSGFIKRSDAIKLQQMAYRNYRDDNDEKYCDFIDTLINICTEISPPILSSKRKYYDSFCSILSNIIEKKYDINAKAEDLLEEFKNKYLKIISSADIYKSERKTNIFQHQWTELFGQKLNPSLFNVFENNIPIVDSDRNIVLLPDSVKRVFYIDTPMSLMNSSFFIFDETRKHWEDLNQVIWQSKKLGEPFDFKPTEAGGLLSGNFDWNEDKSTLLYQASNESPAFDVLKQGATGLKTFVIMQSLYREGLINKNTLLILDEPEAHLHPQWIVHYAKFLIMLRKETRCSFLISSHSTDMISALKFIAEKELDKKARFYLADIEDEKKLLYNFKGLDDDIEPIFEKFNKSFKIMDKYSDIEENIESTIS; encoded by the coding sequence ATGAGTCTTGTAATTAAAGCACATGATTTTTTTGCTGTAAAAAAAGCAGAAATTATCCTTGACGGAATGACCATCATTTCTGGTATAAATGGATGTGGCAAAAGTACTTTAGCAAGATCAACATACGAACTCCTCTTTGCAGCAATAAAATATGATGATCTCGTTTCCAAGAATATTCAAAGAGTTCTTAGAGAAATGAAACAATCTTTACGTTCTGCAATAACCCATCTATCAGGATTTATAAAACGTTCTGATGCAATAAAATTACAGCAAATGGCATATCGCAATTATCGAGATGATAATGATGAAAAATATTGCGATTTTATCGACACTTTAATAAATATCTGTACTGAAATTTCACCACCTATACTTTCATCTAAAAGAAAATACTATGATTCCTTTTGTAGCATTTTAAGTAATATTATTGAAAAAAAATATGATATAAATGCTAAAGCTGAAGATTTACTAGAAGAATTCAAAAATAAGTATCTTAAAATAATCAGCAGTGCAGATATTTATAAATCCGAACGAAAGACAAATATTTTTCAACATCAATGGACTGAATTATTCGGACAAAAATTAAATCCTTCTTTATTCAATGTTTTTGAGAATAATATTCCTATTGTTGATTCAGATCGAAATATTGTCTTATTGCCAGACTCTGTAAAAAGAGTATTTTACATTGATACTCCAATGAGCTTGATGAATAGTAGTTTTTTCATTTTTGATGAAACAAGAAAACATTGGGAAGATTTAAACCAAGTTATTTGGCAATCAAAAAAACTGGGTGAACCATTTGATTTCAAACCAACAGAAGCAGGAGGGCTTTTAAGTGGAAACTTCGATTGGAATGAAGACAAATCTACTCTATTATATCAAGCATCTAACGAAAGTCCTGCCTTCGATGTATTAAAGCAAGGTGCAACAGGATTAAAAACATTTGTCATAATGCAATCCCTTTATAGAGAAGGTTTAATTAATAAAAACACTTTACTGATTTTAGATGAACCTGAAGCTCATCTACATCCACAATGGATAGTTCATTATGCCAAATTCTTAATTATGCTTAGAAAAGAGACACGTTGTTCCTTTCTTATTTCAAGCCATAGTACTGATATGATTAGTGCCCTCAAATTTATTGCAGAAAAGGAATTGGATAAAAAAGCACGATTCTATTTAGCCGACATAGAAGACGAAAAGAAACTTTTATACAACTTTAAAGGATTGGATGATGATATTGAACCCATTTTTGAAAAATTCAATAAATCATTCAAAATAATGGACAAATATTCAGATATAGAAGAAAATATAGAGTCCACGATTTCATAA
- a CDS encoding ATP-dependent RecD-like DNA helicase, producing MISIDKSILDCDSVICKNISHFDETERGLLSQNILAQLRNLIEYIAMKVCLVGEFINPNSYEQKTRALNNLATRGNCRPLYKFHELLQKSASHYTIDENGSERLMIKYYKYLLIVKKFVKEQCNLDILRNISDFPINTDKDLDVYYQAVAQKIEETKPGIEPKVSDENRYYIQKIKPFFVGSEIYYEVTFTMAFSNISKFDRVIAFTKYDILPNYSVKFSQREEYINVMGNTIKINIIDAWSVSIRPCEISNYMNIFGSNIEIRSDDPEYKMLMSFLTRYHLNLCEFVTSSHDFYNHIKQGVITKAQDSFIFDILDRSRSIICNVLAGSNILRYLLYKMRNDIIKRQWGAQNNRLCNLFLDNGCIPFEEKPFCTALRNHNPRIYELLDCIPQENRDYEFLVKSIQVETEIKGNLFTKKDDLKKFDNIDALVRAFNGALYYKHENRKIKEIKGNYYIKEYADYCAEILRKLSVFAQSGVIGYQTAIRHWLDDPLNSIDDEQKIELLKKLFISSKVAFIYGAAGTGKSTLIGHISKYYLNAIKLYLAVTHPAIENLKRKTQNNNAVYMTIESYLKNKQVCCQWDLIVIDECSTVSNEQMVQILNKSTTELLVLVGDVHQIESIRFGNWFAIAEKFLPTSCIYELTNTYRSSNDELKLLWSRVRNYEDSIQEVLDKNDMSKKLEDFDFQYNHEDEIVLCLNYDGLYGINNINAFLQGQNRNATIRIGVNTYKVGDPVLFNESNRFAPLIYNNMKGRILKLWENKENYLFDIALEIAIDQISARGYDFELLSTPEATTSTIRIRVSKYRSTDNDNERLEDMVPFQVAYAISIHKAQGLEYDSVKIVISNEVDEKITHNIFYTAITRARKNLKIYWSPEVENRVIESFKPQNKAKDVALLKLLYGL from the coding sequence ATGATATCTATTGACAAGTCGATTTTAGATTGTGACTCCGTAATATGCAAAAACATATCGCATTTTGACGAAACAGAACGAGGCTTGCTAAGTCAAAATATATTGGCTCAATTGAGAAATCTCATTGAATATATTGCAATGAAGGTTTGTCTTGTCGGTGAATTCATTAATCCAAATTCTTATGAACAGAAAACTCGAGCGTTGAATAATTTAGCTACTCGTGGAAATTGTCGCCCTTTATATAAGTTTCATGAACTACTGCAAAAATCTGCATCTCATTATACGATAGATGAAAATGGTTCTGAAAGATTAATGATTAAATATTACAAGTATCTTTTGATAGTAAAGAAATTTGTAAAAGAACAATGTAATCTGGATATTTTAAGAAATATATCCGATTTTCCGATAAATACAGATAAAGATTTAGATGTTTATTATCAAGCCGTGGCTCAAAAAATTGAAGAAACAAAGCCTGGTATTGAACCAAAAGTATCAGATGAGAATAGATATTACATCCAAAAAATAAAACCATTTTTTGTTGGTTCGGAAATTTATTACGAAGTAACATTTACAATGGCTTTTAGCAATATAAGCAAATTTGATCGAGTTATTGCTTTTACAAAATATGATATTTTACCCAATTACTCTGTGAAGTTTTCTCAAAGAGAAGAATATATAAATGTAATGGGGAATACCATAAAAATAAATATAATCGATGCTTGGAGTGTTTCAATTCGCCCTTGTGAAATTTCAAATTATATGAATATTTTTGGATCAAATATTGAGATTAGAAGCGATGATCCTGAATATAAGATGCTGATGAGTTTTCTCACGAGATACCATCTCAATTTATGTGAATTTGTAACCTCTTCACATGACTTTTACAACCATATAAAGCAAGGTGTTATCACAAAAGCTCAAGATTCTTTCATATTTGATATTTTGGATAGAAGTCGTAGTATCATTTGCAATGTATTGGCGGGAAGCAATATCTTGAGATATCTTCTTTACAAAATGAGAAATGATATTATAAAGCGACAATGGGGCGCTCAAAATAATCGACTATGTAATTTATTTCTAGATAATGGATGCATTCCTTTTGAAGAAAAACCATTCTGTACTGCATTACGAAATCATAATCCGAGAATTTACGAACTCTTAGATTGCATACCACAAGAAAATCGAGATTACGAGTTCTTAGTAAAGAGTATTCAAGTAGAAACAGAAATAAAGGGTAATCTATTTACAAAGAAAGATGATTTGAAAAAATTCGATAATATTGATGCTTTAGTAAGGGCTTTTAATGGAGCTCTTTATTACAAACATGAAAATCGAAAAATCAAGGAAATAAAAGGAAATTATTATATCAAGGAGTATGCAGATTATTGCGCCGAAATTCTACGTAAGTTGTCGGTTTTTGCACAATCTGGTGTGATTGGGTATCAAACTGCAATTCGGCACTGGCTGGATGATCCCCTTAATTCTATTGATGATGAGCAAAAGATTGAACTTCTAAAGAAACTATTTATTTCATCTAAAGTTGCATTTATTTATGGTGCTGCAGGTACAGGAAAATCAACTTTAATTGGACATATTTCAAAATACTATTTAAATGCCATAAAGTTATATCTGGCTGTAACACATCCTGCAATAGAAAACTTGAAAAGAAAAACTCAAAACAACAATGCTGTGTATATGACCATTGAGTCGTATTTAAAAAACAAACAGGTTTGTTGTCAATGGGATTTAATAGTTATAGATGAATGCAGTACCGTTAGCAACGAGCAAATGGTTCAAATATTGAATAAATCTACTACGGAGTTACTTGTTCTTGTTGGAGATGTTCATCAAATAGAGTCCATTCGTTTTGGGAATTGGTTTGCGATAGCGGAAAAATTTTTGCCTACATCGTGTATTTATGAATTAACGAATACTTACCGTAGCTCAAATGATGAATTAAAGTTGCTGTGGAGCCGAGTTCGTAATTATGAAGATTCTATCCAAGAAGTTCTGGATAAAAACGATATGTCGAAAAAATTAGAAGATTTTGACTTTCAATACAATCACGAAGATGAAATAGTACTTTGCCTTAACTATGATGGATTATACGGCATAAATAACATTAATGCCTTTCTACAAGGACAAAATAGAAATGCAACTATTAGAATAGGGGTTAATACTTATAAGGTTGGGGATCCTGTTCTTTTTAACGAGTCTAATCGATTTGCACCACTCATATACAATAATATGAAAGGTCGAATATTAAAATTGTGGGAAAATAAAGAAAACTATTTGTTTGATATAGCTCTTGAAATTGCAATAGACCAAATTAGTGCAAGGGGGTATGATTTTGAATTGCTCTCGACACCAGAAGCAACAACATCAACTATAAGAATTAGAGTGTCGAAATATCGTAGTACAGATAATGACAATGAGCGCTTAGAAGATATGGTTCCGTTCCAGGTTGCTTATGCGATATCAATCCATAAAGCGCAAGGCTTGGAATATGATTCTGTAAAAATTGTTATATCAAATGAAGTTGATGAAAAGATAACACATAATATTTTCTATACAGCAATTACACGTGCTAGAAAGAACTTAAAAATTTATTGGTCTCCTGAAGTGGAAAATAGGGTTATAGAAAGTTTTAAACCGCAAAATAAGGCGAAAGATGTGGCTTTGTTAAAGTTGTTGTATGGTTTATAA
- a CDS encoding DUF4328 domain-containing protein — protein MKSMRQESVGLAVAYIAYGFVCGFGLLISSVMFLVYYFSWLHRAIANLRILTKPDFSPIGAIVLTLIPIIGFVLHFWIFNDMVGCQEKCMEERGILKGRFPKKLLVAWFFATLAVVVLMFKNSDMTALNVIQNLFFVTSIGLYIKFLTFYIAQERELFQYHTETLFRKRVDEAIRERDIQRAADMLREKE, from the coding sequence ATGAAAAGTATGCGGCAAGAATCGGTCGGTCTTGCTGTTGCCTATATCGCTTATGGTTTTGTTTGCGGGTTTGGCCTTTTAATTTCTTCGGTGATGTTCCTGGTTTATTATTTCTCGTGGCTTCACCGCGCGATTGCGAACTTGCGTATTTTGACGAAACCTGATTTCTCGCCTATCGGTGCCATCGTACTCACCTTGATTCCGATTATTGGATTTGTTCTGCACTTTTGGATTTTCAACGACATGGTCGGGTGCCAGGAAAAATGCATGGAAGAACGCGGCATCCTGAAAGGTCGTTTTCCGAAGAAGCTCTTGGTGGCATGGTTTTTCGCGACGCTTGCAGTCGTGGTACTTATGTTCAAGAATTCCGATATGACAGCTTTGAATGTCATTCAGAATTTGTTCTTTGTGACAAGCATCGGTCTGTACATCAAATTCCTCACGTTCTACATTGCTCAAGAACGCGAACTTTTCCAGTACCACACCGAGACGCTATTCCGCAAGCGTGTCGATGAAGCAATCCGTGAACGCGATATTCAACGCGCCGCCGACATGCTCCGCGAAAAAGAGTAA
- a CDS encoding pyridoxamine 5'-phosphate oxidase family protein, giving the protein MEEVKNFIKECGAYFLATVDGDEPKVRPFGTIEIFEGKLYIQTGKSKNVSKQIQKNGKVQLCAMNKAGNKWLRLSGTLVRDDRREPKVHMLEAYPELKRMYSPDDENTEVLYFKDATATFCSFTEPPRTVTF; this is encoded by the coding sequence ATGGAAGAAGTCAAAAACTTTATCAAGGAATGCGGCGCCTATTTCCTCGCAACGGTTGATGGCGACGAACCGAAAGTACGCCCCTTCGGGACCATTGAAATTTTCGAAGGCAAGCTCTACATTCAGACGGGCAAGTCCAAGAATGTCTCGAAGCAGATCCAGAAAAATGGCAAGGTCCAGCTTTGCGCTATGAACAAGGCTGGCAATAAGTGGCTCCGTTTGAGCGGAACACTCGTCCGCGATGACCGCCGTGAACCCAAGGTCCATATGCTCGAAGCCTACCCCGAACTCAAGCGCATGTATTCCCCGGATGACGAAAACACCGAAGTCCTCTACTTCAAGGATGCAACCGCTACGTTCTGCAGTTTTACTGAACCTCCGCGCACCGTGACGTTCTAA
- a CDS encoding O-acetyl-ADP-ribose deacetylase, giving the protein MIDIEIIQGDITKLKVDAIVNAANCSLLGGGGVDGAIHRAAGPELLQACIPLNGCETGQAKITPGFRLPAKFVIHTPGPIYRDGQHGEPKLLESCYKNCLALAEENGCEIVAFPAISTGVYGYPWKEATEIAVKTVREYPARNVKKVIFCCFSAEMEKIYKLEVTKVR; this is encoded by the coding sequence ATGATCGATATTGAAATTATCCAGGGTGATATTACCAAGCTTAAAGTCGATGCCATCGTGAATGCGGCAAACTGTTCGCTGCTGGGTGGCGGCGGTGTCGATGGGGCGATTCATCGAGCGGCAGGTCCGGAACTTTTACAAGCATGCATTCCCCTGAACGGTTGTGAGACGGGTCAGGCTAAAATCACTCCCGGGTTCAGGCTCCCGGCGAAGTTCGTAATTCATACCCCGGGTCCGATTTATCGCGACGGCCAGCATGGCGAACCCAAACTTTTGGAATCGTGCTATAAAAACTGCCTCGCTCTTGCCGAAGAAAACGGCTGCGAGATTGTCGCCTTCCCCGCTATCTCTACCGGCGTTTATGGCTATCCCTGGAAAGAGGCGACCGAAATTGCCGTGAAAACGGTCCGCGAATATCCCGCACGGAATGTCAAGAAGGTCATCTTCTGCTGCTTCAGCGCGGAGATGGAAAAAATCTACAAGCTTGAGGTGACGAAAGTACGGTAA
- a CDS encoding VOC family protein, whose amino-acid sequence MKIEHIAIWVRDIDKVCEFYRKYFGGVVQPLYHNPTKQFTSRFITFDDGGRLEVMHRPDIDVERNVGTVEMFHVEHLGFTHLSFSVGSKEEVDRLTQQMSSEGITVVGQPRTTGDGYYESVVLDPEGNRIEITV is encoded by the coding sequence ATGAAGATTGAACATATAGCTATTTGGGTTAGGGATATCGATAAGGTTTGTGAGTTTTACCGAAAATACTTCGGTGGGGTAGTCCAACCTCTTTATCACAATCCCACAAAACAGTTTACCAGCAGATTTATTACCTTCGACGATGGTGGCCGCCTGGAAGTCATGCATCGCCCTGATATAGATGTTGAACGAAATGTTGGGACTGTCGAGATGTTTCACGTGGAACATCTCGGATTTACCCATCTTTCCTTTTCCGTCGGTTCAAAAGAAGAGGTGGACCGTCTGACCCAGCAAATGTCTTCCGAAGGAATTACTGTTGTAGGTCAACCAAGAACTACCGGTGACGGGTATTATGAAAGTGTAGTCCTCGACCCCGAAGGAAACAGAATAGAGATTACAGTCTAA
- a CDS encoding 16S rRNA (guanine(527)-N(7))-methyltransferase RsmG produces the protein MSYRTNKAQQNLLNQFLSEHGVQLSEETLDKLYQFADLVVDTKEYGNLISAKDSEKFLSRHIADSLVPFVFMGKSLDPSTSPNGSAQDDKLRWADMGAGAGCPVFPLAIAMPNVQFYAVEPRHMRVNFMQMVKEKLHLDNLTVVGKRFETSGLTDLDFISCRALSTFENDWERAQAGLKRGGTFVTLKSFNNIAHLENDPKVHIQKYELPEEEQVYALVTRGNNE, from the coding sequence TTGAGTTACAGAACTAACAAAGCGCAGCAAAATCTTTTGAACCAGTTCCTTTCGGAACATGGTGTACAGCTGTCCGAAGAGACTCTCGACAAGCTTTACCAGTTTGCAGACTTGGTGGTGGACACCAAGGAATATGGCAACTTGATTTCAGCAAAGGATTCTGAAAAGTTTTTGAGCAGGCACATCGCCGACTCTCTTGTTCCCTTCGTGTTTATGGGGAAGTCACTGGATCCTTCGACTTCGCCTAACGGCTCCGCTCAGGATGACAAACTCCGTTGGGCCGATATGGGCGCTGGTGCGGGTTGCCCGGTTTTCCCGCTCGCGATTGCCATGCCGAATGTGCAGTTCTATGCTGTCGAACCGCGCCACATGCGCGTGAACTTTATGCAGATGGTCAAGGAAAAGCTCCACCTGGACAACTTGACCGTCGTCGGCAAGCGCTTTGAAACTTCCGGTCTCACTGACCTTGACTTTATCAGCTGCCGTGCCCTCTCGACTTTCGAAAACGACTGGGAACGCGCCCAGGCAGGTCTCAAGCGTGGCGGAACTTTTGTCACGCTGAAGAGCTTCAACAATATTGCCCATTTGGAAAACGATCCGAAAGTGCATATCCAGAAGTATGAACTTCCAGAAGAAGAACAGGTGTACGCTCTAGTCACCCGAGGTAATAATGAGTAA
- a CDS encoding ParA family protein: MSKIIAICNQKGGVGKTTTAVNLAASFAALEKKTLLLDMDPQGNASQGLGFMESQDMDIHEILDMAGNPDNLTLENIKPAILDTSLEYLKVITSGPDLAVMEIELVNAMSRERRLERVMNVLKQEFDFIIIDAPPSLNLLTINTLTAATSVLIPVQCEYYALQGMTELFKTIREVQKNLNSNLKIEGALLTMYDSRLSLSKQVAEEVRENLSDTVFQTMIPRNVKLSEAPSHGKPVILYDVQSTGSQSYMKLAEEILNKEK; the protein is encoded by the coding sequence ATGAGTAAAATTATCGCCATATGCAACCAAAAAGGTGGCGTCGGTAAAACTACAACGGCCGTGAACTTGGCCGCGAGTTTTGCAGCCCTTGAAAAGAAGACACTTCTTTTAGACATGGACCCGCAGGGTAATGCCTCTCAAGGTCTCGGTTTCATGGAATCCCAGGATATGGATATCCACGAAATTCTGGACATGGCTGGTAATCCGGACAATCTCACGCTCGAAAACATCAAGCCCGCCATCTTGGACACGTCGCTTGAATACCTCAAGGTCATCACTTCTGGACCTGACCTCGCTGTCATGGAAATTGAACTTGTCAACGCCATGAGCCGCGAACGCAGACTCGAACGCGTGATGAACGTTCTCAAGCAGGAGTTCGATTTCATCATCATCGACGCTCCTCCGAGCCTGAACTTACTCACAATTAATACACTGACGGCCGCAACGAGTGTGCTCATTCCGGTGCAGTGTGAATATTATGCATTGCAGGGTATGACCGAACTTTTCAAGACCATCCGTGAAGTCCAGAAAAATCTGAACTCCAACTTGAAAATCGAAGGCGCCCTCCTCACGATGTACGATTCCCGTCTGAGCCTTTCGAAGCAGGTTGCTGAAGAAGTTCGCGAAAACTTGAGCGACACCGTTTTCCAGACGATGATTCCGCGCAACGTGAAACTCTCCGAAGCTCCGTCTCACGGAAAGCCGGTCATTCTTTACGATGTGCAGAGCACAGGTTCGCAGTCGTACATGAAGCTCGCCGAGGAAATATTGAATAAGGAAAAGTGA